AATTTTTGGGCTGATTGGTGGGCTAATTATTGGGCTGTTTGATATTGAGATCAAGCTTAGTGACGAATTAAGCATTACTTGGAAAAAAGCTCGAAAAGGGCTGATTGTTTGGCTGATTGGTGGACTAATTTATGGGCTGATTGGTGGGCTGATTTTTGGCCTGATTGGTGGGCTAATTTATGGGCTGATTGGTGGGCTAATTTTTGGGCTGATTTTTGGGCTGATTGGTGAAGACATTAAAAATCGAAATAAACCCAATCAAGGAATTAAAAATTCAGCCAAAAATACTGTAATTTTTACTTGGATTATCTTGCCTGCGGGGATGCTACTTTACGCAGCCCCGTTTGTAGGTAGAGGGCAGTCTGTTGAGCCTATCAGTACGGTAATTCCTGGGTTGGGTCTAGCACTAATGTTTGGCATCCTCTCTGCTGGTTTACCTGTGATTCAACACTTTGCATTACGCTTAATCTTGTGGAAGAGTGGGGTGATTCCCTGGAACTATGCGCGTTTTCTCAGCTACGCTAATGAGCGTAGGTTGATTAAACAAGTCGGTGGACGCTATCGCTTCATTCACGACTTGCTAAGAGAACACTTTGCAAAAATGTAACTCCATATAGCAATTTTATTTGAGTAGAAAGATGCCAGCAGTTTAGCTCCCCAACTTCTTAAAGAAGTCGAGTATCTCGCCTTCACCAGTTATTTCGGATTGCTATAAAATAAGAGTTATAAGTTGTATTAGAAAATAGCAATAAATCGATGACTGTTAATCTAGACGCAAAAAGCCTAACCTTGAGAGATGTTCATCGTCTTTTAAAAATTGAAGAGCATTTCAATGCTTCAATTCCATCATTACTAATGCTGGAACCTTTAACAGAATTTGAACAGCAGGAGCTTCTGGGAATCCGCAATTTATTTCGCGATTACTACGCAGAGGGTAAAATTTCCGAGGGGCAAGTTAAATTTTTATTCGTTGCCCAGTTGATGTGGTTGGCTGGATTTTATCAGCCAAGCATTAAGATAACGTTAGAAGAGGGAATTGCTGATATTTCCATCGAAGATGAAGAAACCATCATCAAAGGACGGATGGATATCTTGGCAGTCAATAAAACTCAAGCAAGAACAACAGATACACTTTTCTGGATTTTGGTGATTGAAGCTAAAAACAGTAGTGTTAACGCATTGGAAGGTTTACCTCAATTGCTCGCTTATGCCTATAAAAGTCTAGAACATCAACAATCAGTTTGGGGATTGACAACAAATGGAATGGATTATCGGTTTGTCTATCTCCAGCAAGGGACTCCCCCAACTTATCAACTATTGCCAGCGCTGAACTTAATCGACTCTGAACCTTCAATCAAGTTGCTGCAAGTTCTGAAAGCAATCTGCAAGTTACAAAACATTGCTTCCCCCGTTCCAGCAGTATCTTGAACGATGGTGGATGCGATCGCATCTTTGCACCTCAACAATTCAACGCGATCGCTCCCAGCTATGATGCTTGTATAGAATCACCAGCAACCAGTAACAGCGTGAACTGAGATGACACCGACGCTCTTAAATAACCGCTATCGCATCATTCGGGCGTTGGGGACGGGTGGGTTTGGCGAAACCTTTTTGGCGGAAGACACCTATATGCCCTCCCGTCGTATTTGTGTCATCAAGCAACTGAAACCTGTAGCCAATAACCCCCAAGTTTATCAACTCGTTCAAGAGCGATTTCAGCGGGAAGCAGCCATTTTAGAGCAACTGGGTGAAGGGAACGAACAAATTCCTCGGTTGTACGCTTATTTTGAAGAAAAAGGTCAGTTTTACTTAGTTCAGGAATGGATTGAAGGATTCACCCTGAGTCAAAAATTGCAACAGCAGGGACTTCTGGGCGAAGATTTAGTCAAGGAAATGCTAGCAAGTCTCTTGCCAGTTTTGGATTATATCCACGTCAAAGGAATTATCCACCGAGATATTAAACCGAGCAATATTATTCTGCGACAACAGGATGACAAACCTGTTTTAATCGATTTTGGCATCGCCAAGGAAATCATCGATAGGGTGGTGGATGCCCAAGGCGACATCAGTCAATCAATTGCTGTCGGGACGCTGGGTTATATGCCCCCAGAACAGGCGGCGGGTAAACCTGTCTACGCAAGCGATATTTATAGTCTAGGATTGACAGCAATTTATCTGCTGACGGGCAAACGTCCCCAAGACTTCCAAATTAACCCTCAGACGGGCGAGATGATGTGGGATGCAGACGCCTTAGGATTCAGCCCCAATTTAGTAGAAGTTTTAGATAAAGCAGTGCGATGTCATTCGAGTGATCGCTATCCAGATGCCAAAACCATGCTATCAGCTTTGCAACCTCACGACCAATCCTTGCCATACGCCAAAAAGCTTCCAATATCTGATGTAGATACGATTACCTTCGCAGAGATACCAAGCTTACCCCTTCCATCTGTTAGCCAAGAGAAATCAGAACCTAGAATTCCCCACAATCGTCAGGAGTATCGCCATCGCCAGATATTGATCAATAAAGTCAAAAATTACTGGATAAAAGGCGTCCTTGAAACTTCCTTACATGGCAAAGCGCTGATAGAACTCGGCTTAGAACAACGCTTGGATGCCATCGATCGACCTTGGGGGATTGTCTGGGAAACTGCTGACCAGCCTAGACAAACTTTATCTAAAAATACTAGAGTCATCGACCTTTTTAATCAGATGGGAGAAGGACGGACTTTACTAATTTTAGGCGAACCGGGTGCAGGGAAAACAACAACCCTTCTAGAACTCGCACGGGATCTGATTAATCTTGCCGAAAAAGATGTCAATCAGCCAATTTCAGTAGTATTTAATCTTTCTGCCTGGACAAATGCTAAAGAAAAAATTGTTGACTGGCTGATTCGGGAACTCAATACTAAATATCAAGTTTCTAAAGAAATTGGCAAGAATTGGATTAAGGAGCAACAACTACTGCTGTTACTAGATGGCTTAGATGAAGTCAGTGCAGAACGGCGGGAGAATTGTGTTGAAGCAATTAATCAATTTAGTCAGGAGTACGGGGAAACTGAAATTATTGTTTGTAGCCGCATCAAAGATTATGAATTATTATCAAACCGCCTCCGATTTCAAGGTGCCGTCTTCATTCAACCGCTTACTTTAGAACAAATTTATCAATATCTAAAAAGTACAGGAACAGAACTAGCAGCGCTCAACACTGCATTACAAGCAGATACGACACTGCAAGACTTAGCCAAATCTCCGCTAATCCTCAGTATTATGACCCTCGCTTACCAAGGAATGTCAATTACTGACTTACCAGGTCTAAATTTAGAAGAACGCCGCCAACATTTATTTGATAAATATATTCAAAGAATGTTTGAGCGCAAAAGTGCAAATAGTCAGTATTCAAAAGAACAAGCAATGCACTGGCTCAGTTGGCTGGCACAAAGGCTAGTTGAGAAGTCACAAACAGTATTCTTAATTGAACGAATTCAACCTAGTTGGTTGCTAACAAACGGGCAAAGAAGAATGTATGCAATTATGATTGGTTTGCTGATTGGGCTGAGTGCGGCATTGGGTGCTGGAATAATTTCTGGGCACGCTGCGGGACTGCAAATTGGACTAATTGTTGGACTCATTAGTGGGCTATGTGGTTTTTTAGGCGCAGGGTTAATTTTTGGAGTGATTAGTAATCAAATTAACCCAGTTGAAACGCTGAAGTGGTCTAGCGCGAAAGCAAAAGATAACCTGAAATCCGGAATAGTTGTTGGGCTGATTGCTGGGCTAATTTTGGGGCTAAGTAGTGGGCTAGTTTCTGGATTAGTGGTTAATCTCCAGTCAGGGTTGACTGATAGTTTGATTTCTGGGCTACGAGGCGGTCTGGGTGCGTGGCTAATTTTTATATTGATGCGTGGGTTGATGGGGCCAGGAATTGAAACCAGTACAGTTCCGAATCAAGGGATTTGGCAGTCAGCAAGAAATGCAATGTTCTTTGCAATTTTAGGAATCCTGGGTTTAGAAATCATTGCTGGAGTGATGGGTATTCCCCTATTTTGGGGACTAATTATCGGGTTATTTTTTGGAATGTTTGCAGCGGGTGAAGCTTGCGTAAAACACTTCGCTTTACGGGTCATTCTTTACTGCAATGGTTACACACCTTGGAACTATGCGCGTTTTCTAGACTGGGCGACTGAGCGAATTTTGCTACAAAAAGTTGGGGGCGGTTATATCTTTGTTCACCGACTGTTGTTAGAGCATTTTGCCCAGAAATATAGCATTCCTAAATGATTCGTAAAGGGTTTAAACGGGTTTTAACTTTTAGCCCAAACTTTAGTTTAGAGTTAAAACTTTGTGGTTAATTTAGTGATAAAAAGATTGATTTTTAAGGATTTATAGCTTGACTTCGTAAATAGCGATCGCTTCGTCTTTCCCCTTCACCTTGACCGACTTATCTACCAATCCCAAATAGAACGATTCTGGATGGTACAAACTATTTACCACTGACTCTGTCACCAAAATATTACAGTTATATTGCTTCGTTAAACCCTCAAGGCGAGAAGCTAAATTCACTGCATCGCCAACTACTGTAGAGTCAATACGGGAAGTAAATCCTACGGTACCCATCACCACCTCACCGCGATGGATACCAATACCGACAGCGATCGCTGGTAAACCTTTTTGCATCCGCGCTTCATTGAACCGGGAAAGCGTCTGCTGCATCAGAATTGCCCCGCGCACAGCGGAATCAGTTCCTTCATCATCGAACAATGCCATGATTGCATCGCCAATATACTTGTCAATAAATCCACCACTTTCTTCAATCGGCAACCCCATACATTCCAAAAAATCATTCAAAAATGAAAATGTTTGCTGTGGCGTCATTTGTTCTGCCATTGAGCTGTAACCTCGGATATCGCAAAACAAAATCGTCATTGTTCGCGTCGCTGATACACCCACCTGAATGTTTTCAATTCCCTCTGGTGCAATAACTGCAAGAAATTTGTCCGGTACGAAATGTTCAAACGATTTCAAAGTTTTCTGTAACTTACTAAACGATGTCTGCAATGCGACTGACATCTCGTTAAAAGACTTTGCTAAAGCACCAATTTCATCTGACAAGTTAATTTCCGCACGATGATGCAAATCTCCAGCGGCAATTCTGGCAGCACTCACCTGCAAACGCTGCACTGGATCGCTCAACCGCTTTGCCAAAATATATGCATACACTAAACCAACGAAAAGTCCCACCGTCCCCACCAGCAACGCCTGATTTACCGCATAGACAACAGCGCGGTTAATTTGTCGTAGCGACATCCCAATCCGCAACGTGCCGATTTTTTCACCAGATACCATTTGGACATCCGAACTTACCTCTATAATTCGTTCGCCACGCTTCGCGCGTATGCTCTCCAAAAACTTGATATCCCGTAAAGCAAATGTTTCTACAGCAGTAGACTTTTGCGATAAATCTAGGGCGGCATTCGTCACTTTTACTGGCACAATATCTGGAATGTACTGGTTTTGGAAATCGCTGGGAGACGCTGCAAGGATCTGATTTTTTTTCCGAACGTCAGAGACGAGAATATATAGAAAATCCTGATTTTCTTTCATCAGTAAATCCAGATCCACGCGAATTTGGCTCCAGTTCTCTTCAGAGAGTTCGTTCGCTAAGGCATAAGCTGATAACTTGACTAACGACTTTGCTTGACTCTGCTGCTGCTGGCGGTAGAGGTTACTCTCGGTATCTGCCCAAACCCAGACGATTGAGCCAACTAGCGTGACGATCAACAGCGTTGTCGCAGTCATAATCTGGGTGCGGATTGAGTGGAAAGCAAACACTTTCATGATGCTTTAGCGATTGCGATTCTCATTTTGATTAAATCCAACTAGCGTCATCTAGCACCCGGTTTAAGTTTTGAAATTTTTAGGTTAGGATGAGACCTTAATAGTCTTGGTATCTCCCTGTAACTGTTAATCATTCATACTTTCTAGGCTTAAGTAGGTTCGCTCTCTAAGTTAGTCTTCTTTTTGGGTTTATTCAACTCTTTGCATTTAGCTTGAGCCTCGTTATATGCTTCCGAATAGTTTTTCCCGCCCATCATCACATTGCCGTAATACTCATGCGGTAGAGCATCATAAACAGGTAGTGCGTCATCTTCTGGATAATCTTCCTGAGCTTCTTCTACTGCTGCAATCAGTTTTTTTATGGTTAAACGTTGCGCTGGAAAATAGTAAAGTTCTTGGGGGTTTTTATTGAAATGTGGCAGGGTTGGATCGACAATACAAGTATCCAGCTCTAGCCAACCATGCTCAATCGGTTTGTATGGCTGGTCATCCCAAACTAAAAAGCCTTGAACATACATACAACCTTCAGTTAACAAGGCTGCTTTGTAGGCATTGTCAAAGGGATTTTTCGCTTTACTTTTAATGCGTTGAGACAGTTCTGTTGAAAGAGCTTCATCTAATGGTTTATTCATCTAAAATCCTGAAAATTGTTTAATATTTTGAGGGAATGAGTTTGTGATAGTTGTGTATTAATTTCTATCAAAGATTGGACAGAATTTCAACTACGAACGTCACCCATCGCTGTTTGCTCAAAGAGAAAGGTTGCCCTTCCCTATCTTGACATTTAGAACCAAAAGCTAGTGTCAATGGACCACCCATTTTTGCCGGGATGGATTCTTGGTTATTGCCCCATCTAGTTGCCAGCAAAATGTCGCAGTCGCGCAGGTCGGCGGCTGCCAAGCGGACTGGATTAGAGGCGTCACGATAAATGGGTGCCTTCCCTTGCACCACAATTTCGCCATTAACGGGCAACTGAACACCCGCGAAGGCTAAAACATCGCGCACGCGCACTCCGTGAAGTTTGACTTTGCCAGTAGGCCAGCCCATTCTATACCCAACATTGTCCGAAATTGTGACTTGGGGCAGTTTGTCAAGAGTCGCTAAATCTAGTTCGCGCTTTCCTACACGTAATCTTACGGGTTCAGTACCAATTATCATGTGGCTAACGTAAAATGCCCAAGATAATTCGTTATACTTCTGTTTCAATTCTGGGTATCGTCTATACGGAAATATTAAATAAATTGGGCCGCCTTGAGCGCGAGGAATTGGTTTGCCATTTCTGGCGATCGCTAATGTAATCGGGTAGGTAAGCAAATCCTTGACGGCAACTGTCACTTGGTAGCCGTCAAAGCAGACAAAAGTAACATTCCTGACATCGGGGGCGATCGCTAACTGTTTTAAGAGGGTAGAGACACGAATGCCGTGAAAGTCAAAAATCTCTTCTGGATTGAGTACGAAATTCGGATCTGTGGTTTTTACACGCTCGGTTGCCAATGCTTGTAGCTGTTGCCAATTCAATTGCACAGATTCCCTCTGAGCAATTTGCCCCCCAATCGCTAGATTCCATTCAGTTTCCTGTGGCTCTTGAGAATTGGCTTTTACCTTCTGCGCGTTGAGAG
The sequence above is drawn from the Coleofasciculus sp. FACHB-1120 genome and encodes:
- a CDS encoding restriction endonuclease subunit R yields the protein MTVNLDAKSLTLRDVHRLLKIEEHFNASIPSLLMLEPLTEFEQQELLGIRNLFRDYYAEGKISEGQVKFLFVAQLMWLAGFYQPSIKITLEEGIADISIEDEETIIKGRMDILAVNKTQARTTDTLFWILVIEAKNSSVNALEGLPQLLAYAYKSLEHQQSVWGLTTNGMDYRFVYLQQGTPPTYQLLPALNLIDSEPSIKLLQVLKAICKLQNIASPVPAVS
- a CDS encoding protein kinase, translated to MTPTLLNNRYRIIRALGTGGFGETFLAEDTYMPSRRICVIKQLKPVANNPQVYQLVQERFQREAAILEQLGEGNEQIPRLYAYFEEKGQFYLVQEWIEGFTLSQKLQQQGLLGEDLVKEMLASLLPVLDYIHVKGIIHRDIKPSNIILRQQDDKPVLIDFGIAKEIIDRVVDAQGDISQSIAVGTLGYMPPEQAAGKPVYASDIYSLGLTAIYLLTGKRPQDFQINPQTGEMMWDADALGFSPNLVEVLDKAVRCHSSDRYPDAKTMLSALQPHDQSLPYAKKLPISDVDTITFAEIPSLPLPSVSQEKSEPRIPHNRQEYRHRQILINKVKNYWIKGVLETSLHGKALIELGLEQRLDAIDRPWGIVWETADQPRQTLSKNTRVIDLFNQMGEGRTLLILGEPGAGKTTTLLELARDLINLAEKDVNQPISVVFNLSAWTNAKEKIVDWLIRELNTKYQVSKEIGKNWIKEQQLLLLLDGLDEVSAERRENCVEAINQFSQEYGETEIIVCSRIKDYELLSNRLRFQGAVFIQPLTLEQIYQYLKSTGTELAALNTALQADTTLQDLAKSPLILSIMTLAYQGMSITDLPGLNLEERRQHLFDKYIQRMFERKSANSQYSKEQAMHWLSWLAQRLVEKSQTVFLIERIQPSWLLTNGQRRMYAIMIGLLIGLSAALGAGIISGHAAGLQIGLIVGLISGLCGFLGAGLIFGVISNQINPVETLKWSSAKAKDNLKSGIVVGLIAGLILGLSSGLVSGLVVNLQSGLTDSLISGLRGGLGAWLIFILMRGLMGPGIETSTVPNQGIWQSARNAMFFAILGILGLEIIAGVMGIPLFWGLIIGLFFGMFAAGEACVKHFALRVILYCNGYTPWNYARFLDWATERILLQKVGGGYIFVHRLLLEHFAQKYSIPK
- a CDS encoding adenylate/guanylate cyclase domain-containing protein is translated as MKVFAFHSIRTQIMTATTLLIVTLVGSIVWVWADTESNLYRQQQQSQAKSLVKLSAYALANELSEENWSQIRVDLDLLMKENQDFLYILVSDVRKKNQILAASPSDFQNQYIPDIVPVKVTNAALDLSQKSTAVETFALRDIKFLESIRAKRGERIIEVSSDVQMVSGEKIGTLRIGMSLRQINRAVVYAVNQALLVGTVGLFVGLVYAYILAKRLSDPVQRLQVSAARIAAGDLHHRAEINLSDEIGALAKSFNEMSVALQTSFSKLQKTLKSFEHFVPDKFLAVIAPEGIENIQVGVSATRTMTILFCDIRGYSSMAEQMTPQQTFSFLNDFLECMGLPIEESGGFIDKYIGDAIMALFDDEGTDSAVRGAILMQQTLSRFNEARMQKGLPAIAVGIGIHRGEVVMGTVGFTSRIDSTVVGDAVNLASRLEGLTKQYNCNILVTESVVNSLYHPESFYLGLVDKSVKVKGKDEAIAIYEVKL
- a CDS encoding molybdopterin-dependent oxidoreductase — translated: MRLNPILGKNLALVPLAIASIFCGACTDQPTNKQLDTWRTEAIALNAQKVKANSQEPQETEWNLAIGGQIAQRESVQLNWQQLQALATERVKTTDPNFVLNPEEIFDFHGIRVSTLLKQLAIAPDVRNVTFVCFDGYQVTVAVKDLLTYPITLAIARNGKPIPRAQGGPIYLIFPYRRYPELKQKYNELSWAFYVSHMIIGTEPVRLRVGKRELDLATLDKLPQVTISDNVGYRMGWPTGKVKLHGVRVRDVLAFAGVQLPVNGEIVVQGKAPIYRDASNPVRLAAADLRDCDILLATRWGNNQESIPAKMGGPLTLAFGSKCQDREGQPFSLSKQRWVTFVVEILSNL